The proteins below come from a single Cylindrospermopsis raciborskii Cr2010 genomic window:
- a CDS encoding AAA-like domain-containing protein, with product MPKHFNTAGPCQSDIHYMLSSLDRLPTLGNLIDQRGYFVIHAPRQTGKTTAMMTLAQQLTESGNYTAIVLSVETGSAFKHDPILAEKYIIRSWIGTTKVTLPGELQPPKLRDIQEEMGLLDPSDLDIKTYLQAWTLASPRPLVVFLDEIDSLEDETLITVLRQLRAGFPLRPHGFPHSLALIGVRDVRDYKVASGGSFRLNTASPFNIKLESFTLSNFTLSEVTTLYQQHTDATGQVFLPEAVALVFHLTQGQPWLVNAIARQLVEVLVTDPTQPITVAEVAQAKELIIQRQETHLDSLVKRLREPEIQAIFEPMLSGDELGNIPEDDVQLLLDLGLCRLQNGSGLQVANPIYKEIIPRVLAYVTTASLPAPSLNPHWLNPDRSLNPEALLGSFLDFWRQHGEPLLKSAPYHEIAPHLVLMAFLHRVLNGGGRLEREYAIGSGRMDICLRYGAVVMGMELKVWKPGKKDPLPQGLQQLDKYLAGLGLHTGWLVIFDRRPGLLPIEERTTTEEVVSPGGRAIVVIRG from the coding sequence ATGCCCAAACACTTTAACACCGCTGGCCCCTGCCAATCCGACATCCACTATATGCTTTCATCCCTCGATCGTCTTCCCACCTTAGGGAACCTGATTGATCAGCGAGGTTATTTTGTCATTCATGCTCCCCGTCAAACGGGAAAAACCACTGCTATGATGACCCTCGCACAGCAGTTAACAGAAAGTGGTAACTACACAGCGATTGTTCTGTCAGTAGAAACCGGATCCGCCTTCAAACATGACCCTATACTGGCTGAAAAATATATTATTCGGAGTTGGATTGGCACGACTAAGGTAACTTTACCTGGGGAACTACAACCACCCAAGTTGCGAGACATTCAAGAAGAAATGGGTTTACTTGACCCCAGTGATTTGGATATTAAAACCTATCTTCAGGCTTGGACTCTCGCTTCTCCTCGTCCTCTGGTGGTCTTTTTAGATGAAATTGACAGTCTGGAAGATGAAACCCTGATTACAGTGCTGCGACAGTTACGAGCCGGTTTTCCCCTCCGTCCCCACGGTTTTCCCCATTCCCTAGCCTTGATTGGGGTGCGAGATGTACGGGATTACAAGGTTGCTTCTGGTGGTAGTTTTCGCCTCAATACTGCTAGCCCCTTTAATATAAAACTAGAGTCCTTTACCCTCAGTAACTTCACCCTTTCAGAGGTGACTACTCTCTACCAGCAACACACGGACGCAACGGGACAGGTGTTTTTACCAGAAGCCGTGGCGTTAGTGTTTCATTTAACCCAAGGGCAACCCTGGTTAGTCAATGCGATCGCTCGTCAACTGGTGGAAGTCTTAGTCACTGATCCCACTCAGCCCATTACCGTTGCAGAGGTTGCTCAGGCGAAGGAATTGATTATTCAACGTCAAGAAACCCACCTAGATAGCTTAGTGAAGCGGTTGCGAGAGCCTGAAATTCAGGCTATTTTTGAACCCATGTTATCTGGTGATGAACTGGGGAATATACCAGAGGATGATGTACAACTGTTACTGGATTTAGGACTTTGCCGCTTGCAAAATGGCAGTGGCTTGCAAGTAGCTAACCCAATTTACAAAGAGATTATTCCCAGGGTGCTGGCTTATGTAACCACTGCTTCCTTACCTGCACCTTCTCTTAATCCCCATTGGCTAAACCCTGATCGTAGCCTGAATCCAGAGGCACTACTGGGGTCTTTTCTGGACTTTTGGCGACAACATGGGGAACCTCTTTTGAAAAGTGCGCCTTACCATGAAATTGCTCCTCATCTGGTGTTAATGGCGTTTTTGCATCGCGTACTGAATGGTGGCGGTAGGTTAGAGCGGGAGTACGCGATCGGCTCAGGTCGCATGGATATTTGTTTGCGCTACGGTGCAGTGGTGATGGGGATGGAACTGAAGGTGTGGAAACCGGGTAAGAAAGATCCACTCCCCCAGGGACTCCAACAGTTAGACAAATATCTCGCGGGACTGGGACTCCATACGGGTTGGTTAGTCATCTTCGATCGCCGTCCTGGTTTACTTCCCATTGAAGAACGCACGACTACAGAAGAAGTGGTCAGTCCAGGGGGTAGAGCAATCGTTGTCATTCGGGGTTAA
- the aroA gene encoding 3-phosphoshikimate 1-carboxyvinyltransferase, producing MSADIITLETQETGSHNLIIHRSDSDLSLQGRIQVPGDKSISHRALMLGAIAEGETEIQGLLLGEDPRSTSSCFRSLGAEISDLNTQLVRVKGIGLGNFQEPLDVLNAGNSGTTIRLMLGLLASHPGRFFAVTGDDSLRSRPMSRVVKPLQQMSAQIWGRKGNTLAPLAIQGQSLKPIHYHSPIASAQVKSCILLAGLNTEGKTTVTEPALSRDHSERMLKAFGADLTIDPGSNSVTITGNAKLYGQKVIVPGDISSAAFWLVAGSIVPGSDLVVENVGVNPTRTGILEALTIMGANIQLENQREVAGEPVADLHVRSSQLQSCTIAGDIIPRLIDEIPILSVAATFAKGTTIIRDAAELRVKESDRITVMAQQLNKMGARVTELPDGMEIIGGTTLVGTEVDSYTDHRIGMSLAIAALNALGTTTIHRAEAAAISYPNFTSTLVEVCHRHC from the coding sequence ATGTCAGCTGATATTATAACCTTAGAAACTCAAGAAACTGGTTCTCATAACTTAATTATTCACAGATCTGATTCCGATTTGTCTCTACAAGGTCGCATTCAGGTTCCCGGTGATAAGTCTATTTCTCATCGCGCTTTGATGTTGGGAGCTATTGCTGAGGGAGAAACGGAAATTCAAGGACTGCTATTGGGTGAGGATCCCCGCAGCACCTCCAGCTGTTTTCGTTCTCTGGGTGCGGAAATTTCTGATTTGAACACCCAGTTGGTGCGGGTTAAGGGTATTGGTTTAGGGAATTTCCAAGAACCTCTCGATGTTTTAAATGCGGGCAACTCGGGTACGACTATTCGCCTAATGTTGGGTTTGTTAGCTTCCCATCCTGGCAGATTTTTCGCTGTGACTGGTGATGATTCCTTGCGATCGCGTCCCATGTCCCGTGTGGTCAAGCCTTTACAACAAATGTCAGCTCAAATCTGGGGTAGAAAGGGTAATACTTTAGCACCTTTAGCTATTCAAGGGCAATCTCTTAAACCCATCCATTATCACTCCCCCATTGCTTCAGCTCAGGTCAAATCTTGTATTCTTCTTGCTGGTTTGAACACGGAAGGAAAAACTACGGTAACAGAGCCAGCTTTATCTCGAGATCACAGTGAACGAATGTTAAAGGCTTTTGGAGCGGATTTAACCATAGACCCAGGAAGCAATAGTGTGACTATTACGGGTAACGCTAAACTTTATGGTCAGAAGGTGATTGTTCCTGGTGATATCAGCTCTGCTGCTTTTTGGTTGGTTGCTGGATCTATTGTTCCTGGATCTGATTTAGTGGTAGAAAATGTCGGTGTCAATCCCACCCGCACAGGAATTCTGGAAGCTTTGACTATTATGGGAGCAAATATCCAATTAGAAAATCAGCGGGAAGTCGCAGGAGAACCTGTTGCTGATTTGCATGTGCGCTCTAGTCAACTACAAAGTTGTACCATTGCTGGCGATATTATACCTAGACTAATTGATGAAATTCCTATTTTGTCCGTTGCTGCTACCTTTGCTAAGGGAACAACTATAATAAGAGATGCAGCAGAGTTGCGAGTCAAGGAGAGCGATCGCATTACTGTAATGGCACAACAGTTGAATAAAATGGGTGCTAGAGTTACTGAGTTACCTGATGGTATGGAAATTATTGGTGGTACTACTTTAGTAGGTACGGAGGTGGATAGTTATACAGATCATAGAATTGGCATGAGTTTGGCGATCGCAGCTTTAAATGCTCTTGGTACTACTACCATTCATCGTGCTGAAGCAGCAGCTATTTCCTATCCTAATTTTACCAGCACATTAGTAGAAGTTTGTCATCGACATTGCTAA
- a CDS encoding thymidylate synthase encodes MTPEVKMDRFNYIAKYKSNQLIYGHGNTAVVTGWTVKEALCKRLQPSEYAVIGQLYSSTRGINILVRNLLLNPHVHYLIVINATKEDKNAGAIECLLDFFAHGVEENFSASGRRSWVICSSITGYIDIDIDLNALEKLRHSIEVATAKSISLAVEKIKYYAQKPMIAPWGMALEFPISQFETTILPGVRYGHRIEGKTIAETWVKIIHRIKTTGIIRPSAYDSQWQELIDLMAIITDEPDDFYFPEPNYLPIERSYLPEYISQVLDDAPDQEGVKYTYGKRLRSWFGKDQIQQVIDKLINDPDSARAVMSLWDAVKDEHDSPPCLNHIWVRIVDDQLSLTATFRSNDMFSAWPANGMGLRALQKYIYDGIVRGSDIHQNLQLGPLITVSQSAHIYDECWEHAENVIASHYHKICQKKDYYDPAGNFIIYLQNGSIIVEHTTPNSGEVVNCYSGKSSTQLSREITLNSPGLQVDHAMYLGSELQKAEIALSSDYHLIYQQDKPLKFSLNPA; translated from the coding sequence ATGACACCAGAAGTTAAAATGGATAGATTTAATTACATTGCAAAGTATAAAAGCAATCAATTGATTTACGGTCATGGAAACACAGCAGTAGTAACTGGTTGGACCGTAAAAGAAGCCCTATGTAAACGTCTACAACCATCCGAGTATGCAGTTATTGGACAGTTGTACTCATCAACTAGGGGGATAAATATATTAGTTCGCAATTTGTTGTTAAATCCCCATGTGCACTATTTAATAGTTATAAATGCTACTAAAGAAGATAAAAATGCTGGTGCTATAGAATGTTTGCTAGATTTTTTTGCTCATGGTGTGGAAGAAAATTTTAGTGCTAGTGGTCGCAGGTCTTGGGTAATTTGCTCTTCTATTACTGGATATATAGATATTGATATTGACCTGAATGCTTTAGAAAAACTACGTCACAGTATAGAGGTAGCAACAGCAAAATCAATTTCCCTAGCGGTGGAAAAAATTAAATATTACGCCCAAAAACCTATGATTGCTCCTTGGGGTATGGCACTAGAATTTCCCATATCTCAGTTTGAAACCACAATTTTACCGGGGGTACGCTACGGCCATAGAATAGAAGGTAAAACCATAGCTGAAACCTGGGTGAAGATTATCCATCGGATTAAAACCACAGGGATAATTAGACCTAGTGCTTATGATAGTCAATGGCAAGAATTAATCGATTTAATGGCAATTATCACCGATGAACCTGATGATTTTTATTTTCCTGAGCCTAATTATTTACCCATCGAAAGAAGCTATTTACCAGAATATATTTCCCAGGTTTTAGATGATGCTCCTGACCAAGAAGGTGTCAAATATACTTATGGGAAAAGATTACGTTCTTGGTTTGGCAAAGACCAAATTCAACAGGTCATTGATAAATTAATTAATGATCCTGATTCTGCTAGAGCAGTCATGTCTTTATGGGATGCGGTCAAGGATGAGCATGACAGTCCACCCTGTTTAAATCATATTTGGGTGAGAATAGTAGATGATCAATTATCTCTAACAGCAACATTCCGTAGTAATGATATGTTTTCTGCTTGGCCAGCCAATGGGATGGGATTAAGAGCTTTACAAAAATATATTTATGATGGCATTGTCCGGGGATCTGATATTCATCAGAACCTCCAACTTGGACCGTTAATTACTGTTAGTCAAAGTGCTCATATTTATGATGAATGCTGGGAACATGCAGAAAATGTAATTGCTTCCCACTACCACAAAATATGCCAAAAAAAGGATTACTATGACCCAGCTGGCAACTTTATTATTTACCTCCAAAATGGTAGCATTATAGTGGAGCATACTACTCCTAATTCAGGCGAAGTAGTTAATTGTTATTCTGGTAAATCCTCCACTCAACTCTCCCGAGAAATAACATTAAATTCTCCCGGACTACAAGTTGACCACGCTATGTATTTGGGTTCGGAATTACAAAAGGCCGAAATAGCTCTATCCAGTGACTATCACCTGATTTATCAACAGGATAAACCCTTGAAGTTTAGTCTGAACCCGGCTTAA
- a CDS encoding NAD-dependent epimerase, producing the protein MKILVTGAAGFIGFHLSNYLLNRGDYVVGIDNLNSYYDVSLKQARLVQLEPHNKLFSFIPLDLADRERVNNLFAQHQFDVVVNLAAQAGVRYSIKNPHAYIDSNIIGFTNVLEACRHYGVKHLVFASSSSVYGANTKIPFSTHDNVDHPISLYAATKKANELMAHTYSHLYELPITGLRFFTVYGPWGRPDMAYFSFTKAILSGQPIDVFNYGKMKRDFTYIDDIIEGVVRVIDTIPQSNPNWVSDIPDPGSSRAPYKIYNIGNNSPVELMHFIEVIEQCLGIKAKKNMLPLQPGDVTITYADVDDLIQDVNFKPDTPIEVGVRQFVKWYREYYQV; encoded by the coding sequence ATGAAAATCTTAGTTACTGGCGCAGCAGGCTTTATTGGATTCCATCTGAGTAACTACCTATTAAATCGGGGTGACTATGTGGTAGGAATTGACAATCTGAACAGCTACTACGATGTATCTTTAAAACAAGCTCGATTGGTGCAATTAGAACCCCACAATAAACTATTTAGCTTCATCCCCCTAGATTTAGCTGATCGCGAGAGGGTCAACAATTTATTTGCCCAACACCAATTTGATGTGGTTGTTAATCTAGCAGCTCAAGCTGGGGTCAGATATTCCATAAAAAATCCTCACGCTTATATTGATAGTAATATCATAGGATTTACTAATGTTTTAGAAGCTTGTCGTCACTATGGAGTGAAACACTTAGTATTTGCTTCCTCTAGCTCTGTTTATGGAGCTAATACCAAAATACCATTTTCTACCCATGACAATGTGGATCATCCTATTAGTTTATACGCAGCTACTAAAAAAGCTAATGAGCTAATGGCACATACTTACAGTCATCTGTATGAATTACCCATTACTGGACTACGCTTCTTTACTGTTTATGGTCCTTGGGGAAGGCCAGATATGGCCTACTTTTCATTTACCAAAGCTATTTTATCCGGACAGCCCATAGATGTTTTTAATTATGGTAAAATGAAGCGTGACTTCACTTATATTGATGATATTATCGAAGGGGTAGTAAGAGTTATAGATACTATCCCTCAAAGCAATCCTAACTGGGTTAGTGATATTCCTGATCCTGGTAGCAGTAGAGCGCCATACAAAATATATAATATTGGCAATAACAGTCCGGTAGAGTTAATGCACTTCATTGAAGTTATAGAACAGTGCCTAGGGATAAAAGCCAAAAAAAATATGCTACCCCTACAACCTGGAGATGTGACTATCACCTATGCGGATGTTGATGATTTAATTCAAGACGTTAACTTTAAGCCTGATACTCCTATCGAGGTGGGAGTGAGACAGTTTGTTAAATGGTATAGGGAATACTATCAGGTTTAA